Within the Plasmodium relictum strain SGS1 genome assembly, chromosome: 12 genome, the region AGAACTTAAATTAAAAGTAGAAAATATACGTATATTAAATAGATTTAAAGGAAGctacttaaaaaatttaaaatatactccattatttaacaatttttatgaaaaatacaACTTTAAAGAAAATGCGTATAAAATTTTAGTAGATGATTTTGTTACTGATGATGCAGGTACAGGTATTGTTCATTGTGCCCCATCATATGGTGAAGATGATTTTCgtatttgtaaaaataataacattatAAATCCAGAAAAATCCATATTAATAGATCCTTTAGATTCTAATGGATATTTTACTGGGGAAATAAAAGAGTTagaaaatatgtatataaaagaTGCAGATAATGTTATTAAGAAAAAGTTGAAGGAGAAAAATAGATTATTAAGTAACAATACTATTGTTCATTCATACCCTTTCTGTTGGAGAAGTGATACTCCATTAATTTATAGAGCTATACCAGCATGGTTTGTTAGGGTTAGTAACTctacaaaaaatttaattaaaaacaatgaTACGACATATTGGATTCCATCTCAtattaaggaaaaaaaatttcacaATTGGATAAAGGATGCAAAGGATTGGTGTATAAGCAGAAATAGATATTGGGGTACTCCTATACCAATTTGGTGTGatgaaaaaatgaatacCGTTGTTTGTATTGAGAGTATAAGACATTTAGAGGAATTATCAGGTGTCaagaatataaatgatttacACAGGCATCATATTGATAAAATTGAAATTGAAAACCCCAATGGAAAACATTTaccaaaattaaaaagaataccAGAGGTTTTTGATTGTTGGTTTGAAAGTGGTTCAATGCCTTTTGCAAAAGTTCATTATCCATTTAGTATAAAACAAGAAGAtcttcataaaatttttcctGCTGATTTTATAGCTGAAGGATTAGATCAAACAAGAGGATGGTTTTATACTTTATTAGTTATCAGCACTTTGTTATTTGATAAAGCACCATATAAGAATTTAATATGTAATGGCCTTGTGTTGGCTTCAGatggaaaaaaaatgagtaaaagattaaaaaattatccagatcctatttatataattaataaatatggaGCAGACAGCTTACGATTATACTTAATAAATTCAGTAGCTGTACGTGCAGAAAATTTGAAATTTCAAGAAAAAGGAGTTAATGAAATTGTTAAAAGTTTTATCTTGCCGTATTATCACAGCTTTCGATTTTTTGCTCAAGAAGTTACAAGATTTGAAAATACACACCATactaatttcattttttgtgAAAGAAACatttatgaaaatgataatattatgGATCAATGGTTATTTTCTTGTGTGCAAAATTTAATCAAATGTGTTCATTCAGAAATGAAATCTTATAAATTGTACAATGTTCTTCCGaaacttttaaattttatcgAAAACTTAACGAACTGGTATATAAGATTAAATAGAGATAGAATGAGAGGTACATTAGGCGAAACAAATTGTATTCATTCATTGAGCATCGTTTATAAAACTCTCTATTtatttactattattatggCACCTTTTACACCTTTTATTTCCGAATACATTTATCaattattgaaaaatatacaaaCAAAAAGTCCGAACTCTTCTACAGTCACATCTAATAATATAAGTAACAAATTTGATGGACAAAATACAAAGAATTCATCGGAATTCAgtgatgatataaaaaagagtgttcattttattatgttaCCACTTGTAGATGAAAATTATACAATTAACTATGAAATTATTGAACTTATcgaaaatatgaaaaacgTTATTTTGCTGGGTAGAATTTTGCGAGAGAAGAGAAAAACACCTAATAAAAGACCATTAAAATCTCTAACtgttttacataaaaatattgatttttttaaaaactttGACAAAATttctaattatataaaagaggAATTGAACGTTTTAAATCTTGAATTCTCCAATGATACAAGCTGTCTCATTTTTTCTGCTGTAccaaattataaaaaattaggcATTAAATTAGGTCctaatttaaagaatattcaaaataaaataaaaaacatgaGTTCTGATGATATTAAACattatgaagaaaataaaaaaattattattgataatattttattagaaGATGATGACATCATTATACAAATGAAGCATAATCTACAAGATACTAATACAGAAGCGCtaagtaataattttataactaTCTTAATTGATTTTACAGCAGATGAACAATTAGAAAATATGGCAAATGCTAGAGAAATATGTAATCATATACagaaaatgagaaaaaattTGTCATTAAGTCAATATACTCCTATACAgatgtatatttatattcatgatgaaatattaaagcaaaaaatgataaatgaattaagttatattaaaaaatgctTAAGAAGagatttaaatataatgaattcCCATGAAGACATTAAAACTTTACAAAATTCTTTTCATGAAGAAACAATAAAAGTTAatggaaaaaatataactgttatttttacaaaagattagaattaatataaaaaaaaaaaaaaaaatttctagaaaaaaacttaatatttcatttatgtaaaatgcatatatatgTGCTACTATaaactataaaaaataaagtgaagcattaaattatattatttatgaaATTATATGTTcatattgttttttatttttaaatattatataattctttaattaaaaaaaaacaatgaaattaagcattttaattttataaatattattaataactcaaaaaaaaaaaaaaaatagtaacctaaattataaaatggcacatttatttttttaataatttaagttCATTTtagttataaataaaattattattatttatatcttaaATACATACAattgtaaaattttatatgtatctattgaatttatgtattaactttatatatatatatatatatatatataaattatttacctattcatttattattttattttttttaaacttgaagaaagaattaaaattatattttattattttaaaagtaaaatgcaaacattttatttttttttttttctttgattatttattttattaaaaagataaaaaaaaaaaaaaaataagaaattataaaactctaaaatgaaaataaacaaaattataaaattttatttttttttttaaattatttaaacattatatatatataaatgtaatatttaaaaaataaaaggttttaaaaatgtacataatacattttaataatttctaaaaaaaaatatggtaCAATTATCGTAcgaaattatataaattattatttttatatttattttattttttcaaacaaaaaatcaaatatatatataaaactttAAATATTGTCTGTTTTAACATTTAGTAGCATCTCtattatacttattttattacttttttaatcAGTAATTAAATCATATTTTCCTTTATGTCCCTTATTATTATGtacttttttctattttttttttttttttatatcatggTTTTAATAATAGAAGATTTGTACTTGAAATTATTtgtaatattattatcatttatattattaagtTTAAACACTTTTTCAATAATACTTAATTCAATAGATGTCGTATCCATTCCACAAAAAGCAGACCAATCATTAGCAACTAAACCTGAACCAATAAGATCACTTCCTCTGTTTATTGTACCAGTTATTAATGGTATTTGTAAAAGTTCAGATAATTCTTCTATTTCTTGTGAAGATGTCATAGCATGTAATAAACCCCCATTATTAGTAAAATAAGAATATGTACCAACTAATAAGTTACCAGCAATAGATGTTCTAAAAACTTCTATATCTAAAACATCTTGAATAATTTCTTCTGTTTCTCTATCTATATCTGTATGTATTAAACCAACATAATCATTTGCAGTTATGCAATTACCTAAAGCTGATAATCTCTCTtcaattctttttatttttacattttctgGTAATGAATTTCTTAAATGTAATAATTCCTGATCTGTACATATGCTAGATACTAATAACCCTTTTCTATTACCAACACATACCCTTCCTATAACCTTTGTACCACCTATTGTTGTATAAATTAGGGGTATATGTTGTGATAATTCAGATTCAAATACACTTGAAAAATTTTCTGAACTTCCCAAAGCGATTAATGCATATGAATTCGTTAATCTTGAAAATACACCAACTTCGTTAGAATTCTCAAATTGAACTCTAATTGCCATTTGTTTGGAAcacttttaataaacctaaaatatttatatttttgtgtagttaaatttctttaattagaattaaatatattaattcttttaattcctttgaatgttattttttacgttttttaaagtaaaaaaatttttatttttagtttatatttctttattctttagtataatttatttaaaaatgtatataaaaacaaatttttttataaaatggtgttttttttgatacagaataaaataaaatatctaattacaaaaaaaaaaaaaaaaaaaaagaaaaagaaataaataaataaatatgaaaaaaaaaggaattaagTATATAAGTAAATTTGGTGTCCAAAGATTATCacaaataaaagatatatatatttcttaattatgttaatataataatcttaaaaagtataattaaaaaaaaataaaaattttgtatttgGCTTATTATCTCATTTTTGTTATgttacataaaatattttttgttctttGTTCTTGTttttagatatattttttttctttttaatcctacaattatattaaaaaaaaatctacaTATTATgccattttcattttaattctttaataataaattaattgttTTAAAGAAATGTACACAAAAAAGttcatattcatatatatatatatatatatacatatagattttatatatacataagtttttttttttcgaaaaagtttaatttacaaaattgtttatttttttatttttgctaCAATGGATAtggattatttttataatatactaataatgaatataatttttttttttttatcataaaaaaaattaaaatttttttttttttattttgatctttgtatatataatttaaatgaagtaAAATTATCGATATATgtgatattttatttattatttttttaaatgtatttttaaaatttttttaaaaattcttatatGTAGTGACAAAACATTTAATAGAAagagtaaaaaaaatgaactttttatttatagatACATATGCTTTGCAAAAAGCATAACAAAATTATCTTTATGTTATTAATTcaacaaaaatttttttagaaaaataataaataataactaaaaaaaaataataacctATTTTTgcattaaaatatatgaaataacataaaaattattcgatatttacaataattttataaaatacttttttattgaatttaatattagcgtatttttatttttatttttttgatttttacaGTTCTTCATTTGcttgtaatttaaatttataatttatctttaaaataataaaataattttaatatatatatagctttttaaataaatgatttatttaaaaagatatgtatatttaatttaaaaaaagtaaattaagagaacaataaaaaatatttgtagaattattataatttaattagataaaataataaaaaatataaaattaataaaaattatttactttatAAAATCAAGAGAATatgaaaaaggaaaagtatatattatctattttattttaaaatgaaaattattttcattttacaaaaaaaaatgtaaaatgaaataagtTGAAGACGTTTATATTGGTGAATATAAAGATTCAATTTTCATGTAGAAGTAAATTTATAAGTTAATCattcaaaaatttttaaatttcatttttaataatgaattttattattattaataattattataattaaaattttgttgTGAATGGGAATAATATAgtaatgaaattaataaagtgagtaaaaataataattttaaaaatttgtagttattattatcttcataagatacatatttttaatgattaAATATTCATGTTTAattaattcatatttttttttaaatatcttactaaaaatttaaaaaaaatttgaggaattttttagtattaattttttgaacattaaattatttattttttttttttattaaagttaTGTACAATGAGTAAAAGATCTTTATTAAGattttcaaaattaaatAGATTATtgcacataaaaaaatatttaaaaaaattacttttagaaaaaaaaaggaaaagaaaaaaagaagagaCGGATACAgatgaaatgaaaaataacaatataaCCTTTGAAAATTTAGGAATAGAAGATTGgttaattaaaattagtaAAAGTGTTCAAATAAATTATCCAACGAAAATTCAACAATTATGTTTACCATTAATTATTCAAGGAAAAAATGTTATTGGATCTTCTGAAACTGGAAGTGGAAAGACAATTTGTTACTGTTGGAGTATATTacaagaattaaataaaaatttttatgctATTTTTGCTTTAATTTTACTACCAACAAGAGAATTAGTTTTGCAAATAATAGAacaatttcatttatatggGAGTAAAATAGgtgtaaaaattttatcatgCATAGGTGGATATTCATTAATAgaacaaagaaaaaatattttaagcaAACCACATGTAGTTATAGGTACACCTGGTAGAGTTAGTGATATATTGGATAACTgtgaagatataaaaaattgttttaaaagattaaaatatttagttTTAGATGAAGCAGATTTACTTTTACAAAAATGCTTTGAAAGTaaactaaaaataattttagataatttacaaaaaaataacaacgaaagaaaaacattattttttagcTCAACAATTACTCATTCAATACAACTATTAATGAAATCTTTTCCCAATGACAACTTAGTTTTGGTAAATGCTAATAAAAATCAAAAGCCTGTAAAAAATTTGgatcaaaaatatatatatgttgaTGAAATTGCACAAATAACTTATTtagtttatattttaaaaaataaattgattGATTTATCAGGCATCATTTTTACAGCCAACAGTTATAAGTGTCAATTAATCTATTCagttttaaatattttaggaAATTTTTCTGTTGAATGTATTCATTCGTCAAAAgaacaaaataaaagaatttcatctttatcaaaatttaaaaacgGATTATGTAAAATACTTGTTGCAACTGATCTAATTAGCAGAGGGATAGATATACCCAAAATAGCTTTTGTTATCAATTTTGATTTTCCAAATGATACTATTCAATATATTCATAGGGTGGGTAGAACTGCAAGAGCTAATAGGAAAGGTCTAGCTATTTCCTttattgataaaaaagacatagcaaattttaaaaacgtcaaaaaaattatgaaaaataaattaaaaccTTATATACTTGATAAAAACGAAGTTTTAAAAGATATGTTTAAAATTGGAAGAGCTATAAAAAAAGCTGAAATAATGCTGGAAGAACaaaaagatattaaaaaggaaaatgaacagctaaaatattatatttatcataatGAATGAAACtgtaaaaagaaatttaatatatcaaactaagaaatataaaataaaataaatacacaTAATGTAAACTAATAAATCggataaataattaaaattatgcaattattaaatataaaaggtGGACTTATTCATAATTAActcaaatatattaaaattttaaaaaattgtacatatattttatcaaaaaaagttttaatcTAATacttatagaaaataatgaattattattacgtctcttattttttttgattaattAGAAGatgcatatttatatatttgtcttgtttatatttttttttttatttctatttattaaaacttacatattcatttatttatacacttaaacattattatttgtttCTTTATCTCCCTAAAGTTTAATATTTGTTTAAATaaatcttaaaaatatatttaatgattTTTAAGTTTAactataaattaaaaataaactttatatatttttaaatttatattctttgtaatatatttttttttaaaactattaataaaaaagaaatgtttCAGCGtacttgtatttttttttatttttaatttatttttttttgttttttttttttttattttctattctTTAATTGTGCTTAGAcaatctatatttttttgttttcaatttatttttaattattttatttttatttctttattttgaattttattttaactattctaattttgttttaattttgtcAGTGAAATTTGAATCAcctgttataaaaaaaataaatttaagataaaaattgatatattaattgaaaacaaaatttataaactaattattcttttatattattcaatgagaatattttttatatttccttaaatggaaaaaaaaaagaaaactttCTATAATATACACtaaattctattttttataaaatttaaaatttcatcTATCTcaaattcatatatatatatatacatatttataaaaattttaatcttACACATAAGagtaaaaacaaaaatagataaaaaaaaaattagaaataaaataaataattttatctttatttttatttttttgttttaatttaaaaaaatttaaatactttttacatataatagcgaattgttttatttattctt harbors:
- a CDS encoding translation initiation factor 6, putative, encoding MAIRVQFENSNEVGVFSRLTNSYALIALGSSENFSSVFESELSQHIPLIYTTIGGTKVIGRVCVGNRKGLLVSSICTDQELLHLRNSLPENVKIKRIEERLSALGNCITANDYVGLIHTDIDRETEEIIQDVLDIEVFRTSIAGNLLVGTYSYFTNNGGLLHAMTSSQEIEELSELLQIPLITGTINRGSDLIGSGLVANDWSAFCGMDTTSIELSIIEKVFKLNNINDNNITNNFKYKSSIIKTMI
- a CDS encoding isoleucine--tRNA ligase, putative translates to MIIKKSRNTLKIENILKENILRIKNIFKKKKITFNKKEIDKKKLKNMINLTFESITENPNFVEEEEKILSYWKHIDAFNLSNKLSQNKKPFIFYDGPPFATGLPHYGHLLAGIIKDCITRYNYQCNYSVERRFGWDCHGLPIEYEIEKENNINKKEDIMKMGIDVYNEKCRNIVLKYSNEWVYTVERIGRWIDFSNDYKTMDKTFMESVWWVFSELYKRNYIYKSFKVMPYSCKCNTPISNFELNLNYKDTPDPSIIVSFVLLSPFPHVQDEYNIDEKNEIFKKFSIFYDIFLSAKNNVHNKNENDKRENSQPNNNSKDNNIFENEVLAWTTTPWTLPSNLALCANENFIYLRICNLENNRIMILAECRLEWIIKELKLKVENIRILNRFKGSYLKNLKYTPLFNNFYEKYNFKENAYKILVDDFVTDDAGTGIVHCAPSYGEDDFRICKNNNIINPEKSILIDPLDSNGYFTGEIKELENMYIKDADNVIKKKLKEKNRLLSNNTIVHSYPFCWRSDTPLIYRAIPAWFVRVSNSTKNLIKNNDTTYWIPSHIKEKKFHNWIKDAKDWCISRNRYWGTPIPIWCDEKMNTVVCIESIRHLEELSGVKNINDLHRHHIDKIEIENPNGKHLPKLKRIPEVFDCWFESGSMPFAKVHYPFSIKQEDLHKIFPADFIAEGLDQTRGWFYTLLVISTLLFDKAPYKNLICNGLVLASDGKKMSKRLKNYPDPIYIINKYGADSLRLYLINSVAVRAENLKFQEKGVNEIVKSFILPYYHSFRFFAQEVTRFENTHHTNFIFCERNIYENDNIMDQWLFSCVQNLIKCVHSEMKSYKLYNVLPKLLNFIENLTNWYIRLNRDRMRGTLGETNCIHSLSIVYKTLYLFTIIMAPFTPFISEYIYQLLKNIQTKSPNSSTVTSNNISNKFDGQNTKNSSEFSDDIKKSVHFIMLPLVDENYTINYEIIELIENMKNVILLGRILREKRKTPNKRPLKSLTVLHKNIDFFKNFDKISNYIKEELNVLNLEFSNDTSCLIFSAVPNYKKLGIKLGPNLKNIQNKIKNMSSDDIKHYEENKKIIIDNILLEDDDIIIQMKHNLQDTNTEALSNNFITILIDFTADEQLENMANAREICNHIQKMRKNLSLSQYTPIQMYIYIHDEILKQKMINELSYIKKCLRRDLNIMNSHEDIKTLQNSFHEETIKVNGKNITVIFTKD
- a CDS encoding DEAD/DEAH box ATP-dependent RNA helicase, putative — translated: MSKRSLLRFSKLNRLLHIKKYLKKLLLEKKRKRKKEETDTDEMKNNNITFENLGIEDWLIKISKSVQINYPTKIQQLCLPLIIQGKNVIGSSETGSGKTICYCWSILQELNKNFYAIFALILLPTRELVLQIIEQFHLYGSKIGVKILSCIGGYSLIEQRKNILSKPHVVIGTPGRVSDILDNCEDIKNCFKRLKYLVLDEADLLLQKCFESKLKIILDNLQKNNNERKTLFFSSTITHSIQLLMKSFPNDNLVLVNANKNQKPVKNLDQKYIYVDEIAQITYLVYILKNKLIDLSGIIFTANSYKCQLIYSVLNILGNFSVECIHSSKEQNKRISSLSKFKNGLCKILVATDLISRGIDIPKIAFVINFDFPNDTIQYIHRVGRTARANRKGLAISFIDKKDIANFKNVKKIMKNKLKPYILDKNEVLKDMFKIGRAIKKAEIMLEEQKDIKKENEQLKYYIYHNE